The following proteins are co-located in the Solanum pennellii chromosome 8, SPENNV200 genome:
- the LOC107028741 gene encoding putative glucose-6-phosphate 1-epimerase: MDHSAADKDYKAVEFAKDKNGVGQVLLRSLRGASVRVSLHGGQVLSWKTDHGEELLFISSKATFKPPTAVRGGIQICFPQFGNRGSLEQHGFARNKMWVIDDNPPPLHPNDSNGKTYIDLLLNSSDDDLKIWPHGFEFRLRVALAFDGSLTLTSRIRNVNCKPFSFSIAYHTYFSVSDISEVRVEGLETLDYLDNLCNRERFTEQGDALTFESEVDRVYLSSSDVIAVFDHEKKRTFLIKKEGLPDVVVWNPWEKKSKVIADLGDEEYKHMLCVDGAAIEKPITLKPGEEWTGRLELSVTPTS; encoded by the exons ATGGATCATTCTGCAGCAGATAAGGATTATAAAGCTGTAGAATTTGCAAAGGATAAGAATGGGGTTGGTCAAGTTTTGCTTCGAAGTCTACGTGGCGCTTCTGTTCGA GTTAGCCTGCATGGAGGACAGGTTCTTTCATGGAAGACTGACCATGGTGAAGAATTACTTTTTATAAGTAGCAAG GCAACTTTTAAGCCACCAACAGCTGTGAGGGGAGGGATTCAAATTTGTTTTCCTCAG TTTGGAAACCGGGGCTCTCTCGAGCAACATGGATTTGCCAGAAATAAGATGTGGGTCATTGACGATAATCCTCCCCCACTGCACCCAAATGATTCCAATGGCAAAACATATATTGACTTACTACTTAACTCATCTGACGATGATCTTAAAATCTGGCCTCATGG TTTTGAGTTCCGCCTGAGAGTGGCTTTGGCTTTTGATGGATCTCTTACCCTGACATCACGCATCAGGAATGTTAATTGCAAGCCTTTTAGTTTCTCCATTGCATACCATACTTATTTTTCTGTCTCAGATATCAG TGAAGTGAGAGTGGAAGGCTTGGAGACTCTCGACTACCTTGACAACTTGTGCAACAGAGAACGTTTCACAGAGCAAGGAGATGCCTTAACATTTGAATCCGAG GTGGATCGAGTTTATCTTAGTTCATCTGATGTGATAGCAGTTTTCGATCACGAGAAAAAGAGGACTTTTCTGATAAAGAAAGAAGGACTTCCTGATGTTG TGGTTTGGAATCCATGGGAGAAGAAATCTAAAGTCATAGCTGATCTCGGAGATGAAGAATACAAGCATATGCTTTGTGTAGACGGAGCAGCTATTGAGAAACCAATCACCTTGAAGCCAGGTGAAGAATGGACCGGAAGGTTGGAACTGTCTGTCACGCCTACAAGTTGA